From Elephas maximus indicus isolate mEleMax1 chromosome 1, mEleMax1 primary haplotype, whole genome shotgun sequence, a single genomic window includes:
- the LOC126069948 gene encoding beta-defensin 110-like: protein MKIHLFLFILLFFGVTIIPAKKKYPHYGSVDLRRECIRGNGQCKLECHKNEVRIAYCMRPATHCCLQP from the exons ATGAAGATtcatctctttttatttattctactCTTCTTTGGGGTCACAATTATACCAG CCAAAAAGAAATATCCCCACTATGGTAGTGTGGATTTAAGGAGAGAGTGCATAAGGGGTAATGGTCAATGTAAACTTGAGTGCCATAAAAATGAAGTTAGAATTGCTTACTGCATGAGACCCGCAACTCATTGCTGCCTACAGCCGTAA